The DNA sequence agacaagacaaaatctttattatcgagggtaatagataagcaagaatatatgcttttttacatccagccctcgccacacacacacacacattctgaaaAACCTCGGCACAATCATTTGAAAGGGAAACATTCAACAAGTTTCATGGCTGTAACGAGGCTAAATGCGGAAAAATCAATAACAAAATTGCAGATGTTCTAACCCTTTGGCCTGCGTTGCTGCATTACACCGAGGCTGTGTAAATAAGCAGACTGATTTGCAAACTAAATAAAATCTAACCCGATCTTCTCTATCCATCGACAAAAACGGTAGCAGACACACTATTCTTTTAAATGGTAAAAATCCTCTTTGAAGTTAAAAAGGGGGAGAaaacacagaagaaaaaaagaaaaaccgtTACCTGATTCCTAAAACAGCCAAAACATGTCAAAACTGATCTGGTCTAAAAAGCTATCAAGACGGTAGGGAAGACAAAATCGTCTGGAATAGTAAATCCCTCTTTAAAATACCAACAGAACCTTTACCCTATCTATTGAAATAAAGAGCCAAGAAAATAGTGTGTAATAAcacagatccccccccccccctccacccccccccgaaaaaaaagaagtagaagaagaacaacaacaaggaaacccaaaacaaaacaaaacaacagcaaacaaataaacaccaCGCTCGTTGGAATCAAGCTGTCATTCCGGCTTAGACACAGTTCCGGtaaaagggaaataactcttttACTGGAAGAAGACGCTGTCTTTGTGACATTCAGTCCAGGAAATCAATACAGACTTGTGTGCCGGTTAGAACCATGGCAGAATCCATTAAAAGCTGCGCGTAAGCTGAGTTGGATCTTTGATAATAGAGATAGTCGTGTGTTTGAGATTCTTTGCCCCtccttgttctttctttatttggtgtttaacgtcgttttcaaccctCCTTGTTCAATTTGAGCAGAGTACTGAATCTGCGGTGCCCTCGGTACACTGACATTCTCTTTTATGTCATTGAGTGCATTACATCGTTACGTTTTGCACAAACAACTCTTGATACAAAATAGAACCACCATACCACTGTATGGCAAGACGATTGGGTGGGCAACTCCTGAACATCGTTACGTTTTGCACAAACAATTCTTGATACAAAATAGAACCACCATACCAATGTATGGCAAGACGATTGGGTGGGCAACTCCTGAACATCGTTACGTTTTGTACAAACAATTCTTGATACAAAATAGAACCACCATACCAATGTATGGCAAGACGATTGGGTGGGCAACTCCTGAACATCGTTACGTTTTGCACAAACAATTCTTGATACAAAATAGAACCACCATACCACTGTATGGCAAGACGATTGGGTGGGCAACTTCTCAACATCTTTTTCTCCAACAAATGCAACGGACGATGGAAAAACATCCATTTAGCTAAATGTCTAATCTTTTTGGCCAGACTATTCAGTATTATTGGAAGGGAGGGGAAGTGGGTGGGAAATGGGGTAGACGTTTTTGTGCCTCAAAAGGACAGACgctagaggtgtgtgtgtgtgtgtgtgtgtgtgtgtgtgtgtgtgtgtgtgtgtgtgtgtgtgtgtgtgtgtgtgtgtgtgcgtgcgagcgcgcgctcgtgcgtgtgtttgtgtgtgtaaaacgaAAGACGAAACACATTTCATTTGTTGAACACAAGGTTTGTTTTCAAAGGGAATGGAATGGGGACTGTAGGGGAGGAGAGTGAGGGTGTCATCAATCCCTATTAAACACGTTGACACAATGGAAAATGTGACGTGTGTGTTTGGGCGTCTGTGGCTGGGAGTGGGTAAAATCGCACGCATAGAATGGAAGCGGTGAACAGAATTTTGTGGGAAAGCATTCAGATACATCAGCAGGGACGCATGAGCTTAGCCAACGATTTTTAGAGTTTTAGGAAACCAACATCCAGCATCACCCGCCAGGCTCTCACTTGGAACCCGCAGGGGAAAAGAAAGAGATGGAGGCCGAGAAACAGCTGGAGGCgggacacagaggcagaactgaagaggcaaggcaacagctgggcagaagcggagagaacagcccagaacaggagaaatgtcgtcaatggcctatgctccgctgggggcaaaggacctaagtaagtaagtactGGGTTCCACATCTGATCATATTTACACACACTGAATGTGGGAGGATTTTGTGCAAGGGGACGTCACTCTTCAAAAAAACCAAGACACTTGGTGATGATTCACACAACCAGATGAAAGGAGGGAGTACGATACGATCAGCCATCCTGTACCCAGTGTAAAAGACGAacttcggaaataactctgtcgtgcCTGTATGGACTGCGAAAAAGTGCATATTCTAgcggttttgttttttttaacgcccagccgaccacgaagggccatatcagggcggtgctgctttgacataacgtgcgccacacacaagacagaagtcgcagcacaggcttcaagtctcacccagtcacattattctgacaccgaaccaaccagtcctagcactaaccccataatgccagacgccaggcggagcagccactagattgccaattttaaagtcttaggtatgacccggccggggttcgaacccacgacctcccgatcacggggcggacgccttaccactaggccaccgtgccggttatTCTAGCgtttagtgaggcaaacttcCCACGTGTTTCAAAAAcaaccctcgctagtgactggcatGGGATactgtcacgtgggaaagtttggcTGAATACTGATaggagtattcactctttcacaccccatacaaccccaacagagttatttcccaacatcGTCTACTCTCCAACCCAAAAAAGTCTTTCAATGACTAACGACAATCAGTAAGCAGACCAAACAGAACAAATGAAAAGTGGACTCActttaggcacacacacaaaaaaattgtctgtttacggtaacataggcaaaaaaaaatagggtcggtaggtcgggatttttaaaaataatttcccccccccccccccaaaaaaaaaaacccacatatttttaaattattttgccaaaaaacaaagacttttttttcccccaaatgccaaaaaaaagtctagggtcgcgcgaaaaaatagggtcggtcgggataccgtaaacagacttttttgttgttgttgccttaaCAGTTGATACACCTGCAACTACAGACAGTGTTCTTGTTTCCGAAGAAGACCCTTTAGAGTTAAACGTTCAGTTTGAATATGTGTATCAACTCAACCGTTAAGGTGAGTCCtattttcaatgtttttgttttgccaaaAAACGTTCATCTGAAGATATCCTCATTCCCCGTACACCATCTTGTAAATCAGCAGGTatttgtccaggcttttacatgagataagagcgCCCTTCCACCAGAGCGCATAACACATATCTACAACTTGGCGAACTTCTGTGCAGAATAAAAACTGTGTGCTTGATTTATGTTGTAACAGACGgctatgtcaatctgcaaaattaaaatCAGACAACAAATATTACACTCTACAAAGAGGAGGCAGCCAGACTCTTAATTGTGTGTATATGTCCAAATGGAAGGATGATCTTAGCCCGTATAAGATCTAGGACAGACTTGTGTAGCTGCTTACATGATCGTTTACGCGCGAACAATGGTCCTTTCAACAAACCCCGCACAAATCAGAGAACCACGACAGAAATATGCAATAAAATAACAACGGAAAAAACACATAATATCTGTAGGAATATGGGCGCCATATTCACCATACAAGTTTTTATATACAATTTTTTTGAGGttatctttttgtgtgtggaaggAATAAAggaacacatttaaaaaaaagaaagaaaacccaAGGATAATTATGTCAATATCAATCAGGGGGAGAATGGATACAGAGAAAACAACTAATTAAATAATATCCTTTCGTGAACAAGATAATATAAACATCTTTCTTAAACCCGTGTCTTTCATCAACAATGTCAACAAGCAACAATTACAACGTTACAAGAAAACCTCTGATCGTTCCCTCCAAACCGTTTTAAAACTGGCAACTTTTAACAGAACGCAACATAAACACGATACGAATACCGTCACAGATTTTTTTCCGAGTACTACACATTCGTTTACAAACTCATGcgacataaaaaaaaccacgtctTAACTTGTGTAATTTTCCGTGTGCTAGCATACACCGTTCAAGCTAACAGCATAATTTTAAAAGTTGCCGCTTTATAACTCTGTAACAACAAGTCGAAACAAATTTTCCCAGTTAGGCCAACACTGTTCACGTTTTCTCCTGAACCTCAATGGTTATTCCTGCATCCTCTTCTTCAGTATCCAGTGGGTCGCACATGGGAACGATGGGGAAATCTACGTCCATGCAAAAATCGTCGTCAATATCCCTCGCGTAAACGGGGAAGCTAAAAATCTCTTCCGGTGACGTCAGTCTCTCGTCTGCGCTCCCTTCCTCTTCCGGTACGGGAATGAGGCGGCGCTGCGATTCGAACGGAAGTGACGTATACCGGCGTGTTGGAATCGGAGCAAACGGCCTGCACAATAGAAAGAGAAACAGTCAGTAACTCAGGCGTTGCAACAAACAGCTTGATTTTACACGAGATAGTTTCTTCGCAGTGAAACCAATCcattacacagacagacagacaggaagacacacacaaagagaaacacacacatgcacaaagacacacacacgtgcacgcatGCTAGCACGTatgcgcgtgcacacacacacacacacacacacacacacacacacacacacacacacacacacacacacacacacacacacacatacacatacacacacacatacaaagtgTGTGGGGGCTAGATAGACAgaaagcgtgcgtgtgtgatcgTGTCAGTATGCAGGTTGGTAGGACGaagaatgagtgtgtgtgtgtgtgtgcgtgtgtgtgtgtgtgtgtgtgtgtgtgtgtatgtgtgttagtgtgtctcttagtgtgtgtgtgtatgtgtgtgtgtgtgtgtgtatgtcagtatacgcgtgtgtgtgcgcctgtgcGTCAGTGTGCGTTCATGCGTGCACGTGCGTGTATGAATGCGCGCGCGGGCGTACACGTGTAATACTTACATAAAAGCTCGTGGGTCGTTGCGAGGCTCCAGTTTGCTGAGGTCGGGCTGTACCTCCATGGCGCGCGTCTCGGGCTTGTTCATGTCGTCATACGCTATGGCCTCGTCCGCCAAGCTGTCGGACCGTCTGCACACACGTCATTACACACGTCATTACAATCACATCACTGTGTTCATGTCGTCATACGCTATGGCCTCGTCCCGCAGACTGTCGGACAGTCTGCACACACATGTCGTTACAAACATATCACAGGCCTTAGTTTCTCTAAGAGCACAGCAAGCCAAGAAACAGGACACCATGCTAGTTATAAGACCACCTTCCCTTTCAGAGCAAGTTTTTAcgacgaccggcacggttggcctagtggtaaggcgtccgcccagtgatcgggaggtcgtgggttcgaaccccggccgggtcatatctaagactttaaaattggcaatctagtggctgctccgcctggcgtctggcattatggggttagtgctaggactggttggtccggtgtcagaataatgtgactgggtgagacatgaagcctgtgctgcgacttctgtcttgtgtgtggcgcacgttaaatgtcaaagcagcaccgccctgatatggcccttcgtggtcggctgggcgttaaacaaacaaacaaacaaacaagttttTACGATGGCTTACAGGTGTGGTTTTGAAATTCAAAGCTAAACGCAGAAACACCCCAGCATTTGACGCGGGATAAACGTTTTGTAAGAAATGTAAATAAATAGTGAATGGTCTTCCGAAACAAAATACATCTTTATACTGTACTCACTAAAACAAAGCCAGCACAAGGAAAGTGTCAAATGATTGCCTTTGGGGGCTTCTTCGggacaacattttaattgtgcTGTCTTAGTATTTTTAAGTAAAGaactgttttgtgtttttaacatatttatttcaTCGGCAGTAATTTTTGATTTTAAGAATAATCGTTGTTATCGGTGTATTTCACCCAATAACTTTTTACCCGATAAAATCAACAATGTATTCTTGCTCAGAACCTTCAGCAGCTGGACTTCGTTTTAGTTTAACCTCAAAGCCACAGATGGATCGACATTTTGGTCCAAAAACGTATTTTGGGTTCTCAGCATGATTAGGTACTTTGATTATTGTGCGAAATAATGTTGTCATCTTCAACCTCTTTCTTGCAATAAAGCAATggttttcaaaatgttttattAACATTTGACACCATTTTGAAAACTTTTGACGCTGTTTTCTCAAAATAGTTTGATGGGAACTCTTCATCTTCTtactttttaaacaaaatatgtTCATCAGAATTGATGTCTCTACACAGTTACGGATCCGGAGAGACTTCTATGATTTATCGAGGAACTATTTAAGAAGTTCTGTAAAAGTATAATAATTTGCTTTTTCCCGAAATGTATTTTGTGCCTGTGATATCTACCAAGGGAACACAATCTGTTCATAAATATGAATAAGTTGCTCCGTTACTGGATATAGGAGCCCgtttagagtgaaataaaacacactTCAAAGTTCTATCTTTATTTTTCTGAAAGATGAATGTGTCCCCAAAACTTCATGTGTTACCCTAAAAAGTAGCAAAAAAAGTCAATTCTGACCCATAAGTCCTTCAAATATTACTTtgcaataaaaacacacacactttttctgagttttttttttattgaggaCCTTGACAAAATAGTGAAAAGCTTTCCACagaaacaaatcttaatttccgTGCCATCTCTGCCCTTAACGCGAAAAAGCCTGGTAGGATCTTTGATGGGTTATATAATTGATCACACGGGATGAAAGGCACCTTGAATCAGAACAGGAAGCAAGCGAGTCACGTGAAGTGTCATTTCAAAATGTCAAGCGATCAAATTGCATCCCCTGTCAGACAGACAATTGGTGCTCTTTGCATGAAGATGACTTATTCAATTCTGTTGCAGTAAAAGAGGTCACAATATATCAACGAGCTGAAAGACTCAGTCTGCAAATGGGTCATAGTATGTCAAAGTGCAGTGGCCTCGAAGAATCCGTTTGTCAACAGATCGCAATACAGGTTTATCAATGTGCAAAAATCTCAGTGTGCAAATAGGTCACAGTATACCAACGTGTATATCAGTCAAAATCAGTATGCAAATAGGTCACAGTATAACAACGTGTATATCAATTAAAATCAGTATGCAAATAGGTCACAGTATATCAACGCGTAGAGACCTCGAAGAATCAGTATGCCAACCGGTTACAGTACATCAACGGCATATGTCACATTATTTCACATTGTAGAGACCTGAAAGAATCAATATGCAGTAGGCCACAGTATATTCATTTTTATGGACAATTATAGGTACCAAGgtactttctttttgttttttgcttttttgtgcGGGTACtttcttttttaattctctCATCCCCATACGATCGTTTCGAAGAGATTTTCATTGGAAAATACAACAAGTTGTgtaagacgaaattactacatttagtcaagctgtggaacgcacagaatgaaactgaacgcatgctgcattttttcacaatgaccgtagtccgccgctcgtgcaaaacgtagtgaaactgacgagcctgtttagcgcggtagtggtttcgctgtgctgcatagcacgcttttatgtacctctcttcgttttaactttctgagcgtgtttttaatccaaacatatcatatctatatgtttttggaatcaggaaccgacaaagaataagatgaaattgtttttaaatcgatttcggaaatttaatgttgatcataatttttatatttttaattttcagagcttgtttttaatccgaatataacatactagatgaatacccggcttcgccgggaagaagtagagccgaatacccggggtgagtggcgcaccgtacgccggcttcgccgggtaagtggcgcaccgtacgcgattgacgccacacgaaggaagggaaataaacgcgcaaaacactggagaagataaggaagagttactactgggaatggatgtacagaaaaaccataaaaaccaaaatcggttcggcgctgcgcgctgagagcacgtgttgaaaattttcatcgaccagattgtgtccggggtctacctgaatatgcccaccaaatttgaagcagatccatcgagaactttggccgtgcatcgcgaagtgacagacagacacacacaagccgtatatagatatagatttatatgtttttggaatcagaaaatgatgaagaataaaatgaacgtaaatttggatcgtttcataaaaaaaataaatttaattacaattttgagattcttaaaggcatatgtacgcgctcccgtgtttacaaagtgtagtttgcccataatcgatgtcaaacgcaccataagaccatataatgacgatatgtcaccatgcgcggaccataatacatgcattacagcttgttctagcctctgaaaaagtgaggatgtcaacaaagccgcggtgttagctcccttgcatcaacgttacatgtgttgccaaatctataaataggacgatccagatcaaaatgaaaattaacatatctcaacattgaaggggtcctagaccacaatattttgcagggaacttaatttagcatgtctccagctgttggtaaagcaattagcgtgtatagtcatcgagtacatatgcctttaatgaccaaagtcatcaattaatttttaagccaccaagctgaaatgcaataccaaagtctggcctttgtcgaagattgctttacaaaaatttcaatcaatttgattgcaaaatgagggtgtgacagtgccgcctcaacttttacaaaaagccggatatgacgtcatcaaagacatttatccaaaacatgaaaaacaagtctggggatatcatacccaggaactctcatgtaaaatttcataaagatcggtccagtagtttactctgaatcgctctacacacacacacacacacacacacacacacacacacacacacacacacacacacacacacaccacgaccctcgtctcgattccccctctatgttaaaacatttagtcaaaacttgactaaatgtaaaaagaaatgaAACACTTTTGAAATAAAGGGGAACATCGAAGAATAAGAGGATCGCAAATGAGCAATTATAGAGTCCTCGAAAAATCAGTATTCAAATGGGGCACAGCATATCAAGGTTTAGAGACCTCGAAGAATCAGCATGCAATTAGGGCATAGCATATCAACGTTTAGAGACCTCGAAGAATCAGCATGCAATTAGGGCATAGCATATCAACGTTTAGAGACCTCGAAGAATCAGCATGCAAATAGGTCACAGACAGTATATCAACGCGACCAAACCCCGAAGAATCAGTATGCAAATGGGTCACAGTACATTAACGCACAGAGATTTCAAAGAATCAGTATCGCAGCATGTCACCGCCGCACCTCTTCGAATTGTCTAGCCTGGTCGTCTGCATGCCAAACACACTTGGCGTCTGGTCCATTATCATGGAAATCAGTCTGTGTGCAAGCTCAGTTGTTGACCGCCTGCACGTGTAGCGAATGAAGAATGTGTGTATTCTGCCTTACCGTACACATAGGTCAGTGTATACCTCGACCTGTGCTCTTGCGCGACTAACAGTGCCTGATTCTGTGATATTTCAATGTGATTTGTATTGTAACAGCTCCATGTGTTAATTAAGTAAACATATAGTACAATATTCTGAATACAATAACCATACGTGTGTGCCTCTTTTaaatgttcttgttcttgtaattGTATTTCGGTGTGTAATTTATAATCGTTGACAGGCAGGTTAGACGTGTCGAAGGCAATTTTTCGttttaatgtattcattttaatggacaataaagtgtagttattgttattgttatcatTATTGAAGGAAACAACTGTTCTGGTGTGCCGGAAAAGGATACAGTTTATAAGTTATACCGTCATGGCGGTAGTACGCTgagataaaaaagaaaaaaacaattccggCTGTACTCGCCTttacaaggacagcacatacAATACTAAATCGAATTTTTGCTTGTGGAATCTTCTTCAGGactaacaaacgaacaaacaaacaaacaaacaaatagggacacaaaaagcaaaagctgCACGGAACGAAAAAGGTATGAACAAAAGACGGAGGGTAAACACAATAGATGTCAATAGTAAGCTAATTAACTGATTGTCATGATTGTCATAAAACTGGTGCGATTAGAAGACCTACGGATGCTGCTGCTTAATGAGGTCGTACTGTGTAGGAACCTGTAATCCGTTCAAGGACAGCTTTTCGACAGAGGAAGCTGCAAAATATGGATAAGGACAAGGATAGGGATGAGGAACTATATGGTCAAGTGAGGCTACCCTCGTCGGAATTAAGGTTGCTTATTtcatggggaaagcgagctgcccaACAGTACGGCTCTGCCCactttttgtgttctttttcctgcatgcgtgtcttcgtgtttccACGTCCTGAGACTTTCGCAGTGAACcggggatctttatcgtgcatGCACACCGTGgcggggtgttcggacaccgaggagagtctgcacaaaggtTACTTACTATGGGAAATACATTCATCTCCGCACGTGGGCGTCAAACCCACGCCGATGTCGACAACTGGTTTCAAGCCAGCGCCACTATcgactgagctatctccccgccccagacacacacgtatacacatgCTCCTTCAGACTGAGTGGGTGTTGTTTTCCTGTTATTTCTTCTAATAAGAAGAGTGGATCTGGAAAAAGGACTCGCTGACCCTGGCCTATCGCAAAAGCAATCTGTTCACAATTACTagaggacatttttttttacgcTGTTCTGTTCATTTGACAAGAAACAGTCCATTGTCTTCCTATCCTGCAATTACTCTCAGTAGCGACTTACGACAAGATTAACCGAAGACTTAATTCTGATCAATACGATAATTGTTTTTTGAACAAATGGCTGAAAGGTTCGCAGAACGATGGAAGATGGAAGACCTAAAGATGTGTTCAAGCGTGTAAGCAGAATACACAGAACAACACGATGACTTTAGCGTTACAACAGAATTACAAGCGTTGATGTTAAGACAATGAAAAGCTAACTCTTTGTCTTGGTGAACGGGTCAGACCAACAGGAGAACAGCGCTTGTGAAGTCACCGCTATATTATAGGCTGCGTGTGCATGAGTCGGCATCGAGAGGCCCggcagctcagttggtagagaactggacttgtgatcggaaggtcgcaggttcgaattcgggccgggacggacaggggtcaactttatgtgcagacccagataTGGAAGCCATGTCtcatccccgtgtcaccacaatggcacgtagaagatcttggtcattctgccataagtgcagatggctgataccacctaaacacgcatacacttgtgtatctcgtcaaaagccgtgagggcgtaaaactcgaatcatataacccatatcttgtccttaagaggcgaaatatttagcctgtaggacataaagcattctctctttcttttttgtcgGCATCTGTTTAAATGTTCCCTCtcctcagacctgggaaccccagTTTTGCACTAGGTGTATTATCAGAAAAATTAGCccactccacacagcatttgaacatccataaTTCAATCacgcttcacacgcgtccggcGCACCGTTACTtaagtttaaaaaaacattcaaaactaaTGCTTCTTTCGATGTTTattgacaaaaactgtaatcatgtgtcaaaatactggatagGCTACGGGGTGCGCtggtgaagaaaagtagtcgtATTTGTTTttcactgaccgtactgatcgtattctagacaatcaaaATTATCATGCGAACACAATACGGataaatcgtatgggttcccaggtctgtctCCTACATACTCTGAGATTTTCTCCTCCCCtctgccccccacccccttctcccTTCAATTCCATCAACAACAAATTccatcaacaaaaacaacaacacaattcgagaacgaagtttgtctcAGTGCACTGGTCAGACCAACAGGACAATAGAGCTTGTAAGGTCAAAGACAAATCTAAAACTTCCTCCGCTCCTTCGTCCACCCCCCCATCCTCCACTACCACAAGCCCCTCATCTCCCTTGAAACCAACCCCCTCCTCCTTCACCTAAACAatattgttgttgatgctgaTAATTTCTCCCGAAGAGCTTGACTGTGCAACCAACTACGAACAAGACCTTGGTTCAGGTCATACGAACATGGTCAAAATTGCCAATAATTATCAATGAAAACCGTGATTGCTACAACAAGTGCGAACGATGCCAAACCATTTTCTCCGTAATGTCGACACACAGCTAGGTTTGCCACAAAATCTGCGATGAATCGATAAATAAGCTAAAAGTTGGCTGAGACTTTCTCACTGCCCATTGTGGACCGAATTACAGAGTGTAATAGCCTTTTTCACTGCCCATTGTGGACCGAATTACAGAGTGTAATAGCCTTTTTCACTGCCCATTGTGGACCGAATTACAGAGTGTAATAGCCTTTTTCACTGCCCATTGTGGACCGAATTACAGAGTGTAATAGCCTTTTTCACTGCCCATTGTGGACCGAATTACAGAGTGTAATAGCCTTTTTCACTGCCCATTGTGGACCGAATTACAGAGTGTAATTGCCTTTTTCACTGCCCATTGTGGACCGAATTACAGAGTGTAATAGCCTTTT is a window from the Littorina saxatilis isolate snail1 linkage group LG10, US_GU_Lsax_2.0, whole genome shotgun sequence genome containing:
- the LOC138977782 gene encoding uncharacterized protein, which translates into the protein MADGTKARGPNNAEIHDLQMASSVEKLSLNGLQVPTQYDLIKQQHPRSDSLADEAIAYDDMNKPETRAMEVQPDLSKLEPRNDPRAFMPFAPIPTRRYTSLPFESQRRLIPVPEEEGSADERLTSPEEIFSFPVYARDIDDDFCMDVDFPIVPMCDPLDTEEEDAGITIEVQEKT